One genomic segment of Komagataella phaffii GS115 chromosome 4, complete sequence includes these proteins:
- a CDS encoding RNA polymerase III subunit C160, part of core enzyme: MKEVVVDVAPKRIKGLEFNALSSDQIIAQSEVEVNTRNLFNLEKGRAPAKDGALDTRMGVSSKSGECATCHGNLATCHGHFGHIKLALPVFHVGYFKAVIQVLQTICKSCASVLLDEKTKRKALEDLRSPNNDNLRRMKIIKRILEQAKKQRRCLKCGALNGVVKKASAGAGPASLKVIHDTFRWIGKKPSQEKVEWYEDFDNLLINNPDLEKFLKRAYDDLNPLKVLNLFKQVDPSDCELLGIDTTRGGRPEMYLWRYVPAPPVCIRPSVLMSDSNTSNEDDLTVKLTEIVWISSLIRAGIEKGISINNLIEQWDYLQLSVAMYINSDAGNMSMLPSAAGSAGSKSSKPIRGFCQRLKGKQGRFRGNLSGKRVDFSGRTVISPDPNLRIDEVAVPDRVAKVLTYPEKVTRYNKHKLQQLVLNGPDVHPGANYLLKRDEQNRRNLRFGNRQKLANTLQIGDIVERHLEDGDVVLFNRQPSLHRLSILSHFAKIRPWRTFRLNECVCTPYNADFDGDEMNLHVPQTEEARSEAMNLMGVKNNLLTPKSGEPIIAATQDFITGSYLISHKDTFFDRASLVQILASMSDGIEHFDLPPPSIFKPAYLWTGKQVFSLLIKPNAKSNVNINLDAKCKTFIPPPAGQPSEMSPNDGFVIVRGSKILSGVMDKSLLGDGKKHSVFYTILRDYGPHEAANAMNRMAKLCARYLGNRGFSIGINDVTPGDELSREKECMVEEAYKKCDELIKLFNHGKLETQPGCNEEQTLEAKIGGLLSKVREEVGGVCIKELPSSNAPLIMATCGSKGSTLNVSQMVAVVGQQIISGNRVPDGFQDRSLPHFLKNSKTPQSKGFVRNSFYSGLNPPEFLFHAISGREGLVDTAVKTAETGYMSRRLMKSLEDLSAQYDHTVRNSSSGVVQFTYGGDGLDPLDMEGDAKPVNFKRTWDHAYNITFNNEDKPLLPYEIMKIADSFLDPLKDRLVRLDNLGNIVNPEDADNIEYIDQFDAERTFYDTLKDFLFQKTKQLAALRESKGFPGLLQEPESFVDESPDHSVSILINQLYRITEAAVTKFLELSATKYNRAKVEPGTAVGAIGAQSIGEPGTQMTLKTFHFAGVASMNVTLGVPRIKEIINASKTISTPIINAVLVNEDDERAARVVKGRIEKTILQDVVYYIQDVYKENQAYLQVKVDLETIERLQLELNIDEIRLAIVKAPKLKLALEDVIITGRNKISVCVSDALLDSISKTAAAKGIDTSSTMANELFFRMQHLKRVLTKVVVKGLPDISRAVINIRDDGKKELLVEGYGLKEVIATDGVVGCKTKTNHVLEVYETLGIEAARSCIINEIDYTMSKHGMSVDPRHIQLLGDVMSYKGEVLGITRFGLAKMRDSVLQLASFEKTTDHLFDAAFYMKKDLVEGVSECVILGQTMTIGTGAFQLVKKTETQRGQLVAKPTLFDDLSEGKSISVA; the protein is encoded by the coding sequence atgaaagaagTGGTGGTTGATGTTGCTCCTAAAAGAATAAAGGGACTTGAGTTCAATGCCCTGAGTTCTGATCAGATTATTGCGCAGTCTGAAGTAGAGGTCAATACAagaaatcttttcaatctAGAGAAAGGAAGAGCTCCAGCGAAAGATGGTGCCTTGGACACTAGAATGGGTGTCTCCTCCAAATCAGGTGAGTGTGCTACCTGTCATGGGAATCTGGCTACCTGTCATGGACATTTTGGTCATATAAAATTAGCATTACCAGTGTTCCATGTTGGTTACTTCAAAGCTGTGATCCAGGTTCTTCAGACGATTTGTAAATCATGTGCAAGTGTTCTATTAGATGAGAAAACCAAGAGAAAAGCTTTGGAGGACTTGAGATCTCCCAATAATGATAATCTAAGAAGAATGAAGATTATCAAGAGAATTTTAGAACAAGCTAAGAAGCAGAGAAGATGTCTCAAATGTGGAGCCTTGAACGGTGTTGTTAAAAAGGCTTCAGCGGGTGCTGGCCctgcttctttgaaagtcATCCATGACACGTTCCGTTGGATTGGTAAGAAACCCTCTCAAGAGAAAGTAGAATGGTATGAAGATTTCGATAATTTGCTAATTAATAATCCagatcttgaaaaattcttgaaaCGAGCTTATGATGATTTGAACCCGTTAAAAGTACTTAATCTTTTTAAGCAAGTTGATCCCTCTGACTGTGAATTATTAGGTATTGATACCACAAGAGGTGGCAGGCCTGAAATGTACCTATGGAGGTATGTGCCCGCTCCTCCTGTTTGTATCAGACCATCTGTTCTGATGTCAGATTCAAACACGTCCAACGAAGACGATTTAACTGTCAAGCTGACCGAAATTGTCTGGATATCAAGTTTAATCCGTGCTGGTATCGAGAAGGGTATATCTATAAACAATCTGATAGAACAATGGGATTATCTACAGCTATCGGTTGCAATGTATATCAATTCTGATGCCGGTAACATGTCGATGTTACCATCTGCAGCTGGATCTGCCGGATCCAAGAGTAGTAAACCAATTAGAGGCTTTTGTCAAAGGTTGAAAGGCAAACAGGGAAGATTTAGGGGTAACTTATCTGGTAAGCGTGTTGACTTTTCCGGAAGAACCGTTATATCTCCAGACCCAAACTTAAGGATTGATGAAGTTGCTGTTCCAGATAGAGTTGCTAAAGTTTTGACGTACCCTGAGAAAGTTACACGTTATAATAAACATAAACTTCAGCAGTTGGTCTTGAATGGTCCTGATGTTCACCCTGGTGCCAACTACCTTCTAAAGAGAGATGAGCAGAACAGAAGGAATTTGAGATTTGGAAATAGACAGAAACTTGCCAATACGCTTCAAATTGGAGACATCGTGGAAAGACATCTTGAGGATGGCGACGTTGTCCTTTTCAATAGGCAGCCTTCTTTGCATAGACTTTCCATTCTTTCTCATTTTGCAAAAATTCGTCCTTGGAGAACGTTTAGACTAAATGAGTGTGTATGTACCCCATACAATGCCGATTTTGATGGTGATGAAATGAATTTACATGTTCCACAAACAGAAGAAGCCCGATCTGAGGCCATGAATCTCATGGGTGTAAAAAATAACTTATTGACTCCCAAATCAGGTGAACCTATCATTGCAGCTACTCAAGATTTCATTACTGGATCATACTTGATATCTCATAAAGATACTTTTTTCGACAGAGCTTCGCTGGTACAAATTTTGGCATCCATGTCTGATGGCATAGAACATTTTGATCTCCCTCCACcttccattttcaaacCTGCATATTTGTGGACCGGAAAACAAGTGTTCAGCTTGTTAATTAAGCCAAATGCCAAGTCAAATGTCAACATAAATCTCGATGCCAAGTGTAAGACATTTATCCCGCCTCCTGCTGGCCAGCCTAGTGAAATGTCACCTAATGATGGGTTTGTCATAGTTAGAGGATCCAAAATTTTATCTGGGGTAATGGATAAATCTTTACTAGGTGATGGTAAGAAGCATTCCGTTTTTTACACCATTCTGAGAGATTATGGACCTCATGAAGCTGCCAATGCTATGAACAGAATGGCAAAACTTTGTGCACGATACCTTGGTAACAGAGGATTTTCAATCGGTATAAACGACGTCACTCCTGGAGATGAGCTAAGCAGAGAGAAAGAATGCATGGTAGAAGAAGCATACAAAAAGTGCGATGAGCTAATTAAGCTTTTCAACCACGGAAAATTGGAAACCCAGCCTGGCTGTAATGAAGAGCAAACTTTGGAAGCCAAGATTGGAGGTTTACTTTCCAAGGTCAGGGAAGAAGTAGGAGGAGTTTGTATTAAAGAGCTTCCTTCAAGTAATGCCCCACTTATCATGGCTACTTGTGGGTCTAAAGGTTCTACATTAAACGTTTCCCAGATGGTGGCTGTTGTTGGTCAACAGATCATTTCGGGAAATCGAGTCCCTGATGGCTTCCAAGATCGTTCCTTGCCtcatttcttgaagaattccAAGACACCCCAATCTAAAGGTTTTGTCAGAAATTCTTTCTATTCCGGATTAAACCCTCCagaatttcttttccatGCCATTTCTGGTAGAGAAGGTTTGGTGGATACAGCAGTGAAAACCGCCGAAACAGGTTATATGTCTCGTCGTTTGatgaaatctttggaagacttGAGTGCCCAATATGACCACACTGTTAGAAACTCCAGTAGCGGTGTTGTGCAGTTTACCTACGGAGGTGATGGATTGGATCCGTTGGATATGGAGGGTGATGCTAAACCTGTCAATTTCAAACGAACTTGGGATCATGCTTACAATATCACCTTCAATAATGAGGACAAACCCTTGCTTCCTTACGAAATAATGAAAATTGCTGATTCATTTTTGGATCCATTGAAGGATCGTTTGGTCAGACTTGATAACCTTGGTAACATTGTGAACCCTGAAGATGCTGACAACATTGAGTATATTGACCAGTTTGATGCCGAGAGAACATTTTATGATACACTAAAGGATTTCCTGTTCCAGAAAACCAAACAACTCGCAGCTTTAAGAGAAAGTAAAGGGTTTCCTGGTTTACTGCAAGAACCAGAATCTTTCGTTGATGAAAGTCCCGATCACTCAGTTAGTATCTTGATTAATCAACTTTATAGAATTACTGAGGCTGCTGTGACAAAGTTTTTAGAACTATCTGCTACCAAGTACAACAGAGCTAAGGTAGAACCGGGTACTGCTGTGGGTGCTATTGGTGCTCAATCCATTGGTGAGCCAGGAACCCagatgacattgaaaacattccACTTTGCTGGTGTCGCCTCTATGAACGTTACGCTTGGTGTGCCTCGTATCAAGGAGATCATCAATGCCTCCAAGACCATCTCAACCCCTATTATTAACGCTGTACTGGtgaatgaagatgacgagAGGGCTGCCAGAGTTGTCAAGGGAAGAATTGAGAAGACTATACTACAGGATGTGGTTTACTACATTCAGGATGTTTACAAAGAAAACCAGGCATATTTGCAAGTCAAGGTCGATCtggaaacaattgaaagacTACAGCTTGAACTTAACATCGATGAAATTAGACTAGCCATCGTGAAGGCTCCCAAACTGAAGCTAGCTCTGGAGGATGTAATTATTACAGGCAGAAACAAGATTAGTGTCTGTGTCAGTGATGCTTTACTGGACtccatttcaaagactgCAGCTGCTAAGGGGATCGACACAAGTTCTACTATGGCGAATGAATTATTCTTTAGAATGCAACACTTAAAGCGTGTGCTGACTAAGGTAGTCGTTAAAGGACTACCCGACATATCAAGAGCTGTTATTAACATTCGTGATGATGGCAAGAAGGAACTGCTTGTCGAAGGTTATGGACTGAAAGAGGTTATTGCAACCGATGGTGTTGTTGGTTGTAAAACTAAGACAAACCATGTGCTAGAAGTTTACGAGACCTTGGGTATTGAGGCTGCTCGATCGTGTATCATTAACGAAATTGACTACACGATGTCAAAGCATGGTATGTCAGTTGATCCTCGTCATATTCAATTGTTGGGAGATGTTATGTCCTACAAAGGAGAGGTTTTGGGAATTACAAGATTTGGTTTAGCCAAGATGAGAGATTCAGTCTTGCAGCTGGCTTCCTTTGAGAAGACTACCGACCATCTGTTCGATGCAGCTTTCTATatgaagaaagatttggTTGAAGGGGTTTCTGAGTGTGTTATCTTGGGACAGACAATGACTATCGGGACAGGAGCTTTCCAACTTGTCAAAAAGACAGAAACACAAAGAGGGCAGTTAGTTGCGAAACCGACATTATTTGACGATTTATCAGAGGGTAAATCCATTTCTGTGGCCTAA
- a CDS encoding O-glycosylated protein required for cell wall stability, whose amino-acid sequence MKLAALSTIALTILPVALAGYAPPDDWSTLTAKGVYPGAFSSYSNTFGIIVEPLTSSVILTPATTTHVVSQIDDGQIQHTNTAYVGTAHQVVSQIGDGQIQATASAVPLPTELASQIADGQIQATTPAGAPATPASQIQDGQVQATSSADAHPTAHSQAEDIGAHSLSSTGLIPGTLTTVLTSTGSDTTLTLVTVETEVVTYTPEVTVTVNRNAAKVKRDNIESACLTPQALGLTLKDSVLLDLQGRVGSIVANRQFQFDGPPPQAGTIYAVGWSITPNGYLALGDSEVFYQCLSGSFYNLYDQHIAEQCEAVHLKAVDLISC is encoded by the coding sequence ATGAAGCTCGCTGCACTCTCCACTATTGCATTAACTATTTTACCCGTTGCCTTGGCTGGCTATGCTCCACCCGATGATTGGTCGACCCTTACTGCCAAAGGAGTGTACCCAGGTGCCTTCTCATCCTATTCTAATACATTCGGTATAATAGTTGAACCTTTGACGAGCTCAGTGATTTTAACTCCTGCTACTACGACTCATGTTGTTTCACAGATTGATGACGGTCAAATTCAGCACACTAATACAGCCTATGTAGGTACAGCTCACCAAGTTGTGTCTCAGATTGGTGACGGGCAGATTCAGGCTACGGCTTCTGCTGTCCCATTGCCTACTGAGCTTGCTTCTCAAATTGCTGATGGACAAATCCAAGCAACTACTCCTGCTGGAGCTCCCGCCACTCCAGCTTCTCAGATACAAGACGGTCAGGTTCAAGCTACTTCTTCGGCTGATGCTCACCCTACTGCACACTCACAAGCTGAAGACATTGGGGCCCATTCTTTAAGCAGCACTGGTTTGATTCCTGGTACATTGACTACTGTCTTGACTTCAACTGGAAGTGACACCACACTGACCCTTGTAACTGTCGAGACTGAAGTTGTCACTTACACACCAGAAGTTACAGTTACTGTGAATCGGAATGCTGCCAAAGTGAAGAGGGATAACATTGAATCTGCTTGCTTAACCCCACAGGCCCTTGGCCTAACCCTAAAGGATTCTGTTTTATTAGATCTCCAAGGCAGAGTCGGCTCCATCGTCGCCAATAGACAATTCCAATTCGATGGACCTCCTCCGCAAGCCGGTACTATTTATGCTGTTGGTTGGTCCATTACGCCTAATGGATATCTGGCATTAGGTGACTCAGAAGTCTTCTATCAATGCCTGTCTGGTTCGTTTTACAATCTATATGATCAGCACATTGCTGAGCAGTGTGAAGCTGTCCACTTGAAGGCTGTTGATCTCATTTCATGTTAG